A region from the Streptosporangium sp. NBC_01756 genome encodes:
- a CDS encoding HAMP domain-containing sensor histidine kinase, which translates to MTLRAQSTLVAALVTGVIAILGWFALLTADQHQAIHDVRAHAASLARQNVSNITEGGPLTPVIPVDGGVVQLVAGNGRVLSSSPPAEGWKPLTTARPISDELRWDGTVIRNGQRLVTVGFTAPGGTVYVAQPEPGLFHQPTRIALLGGAALLCVGLVTLATWVALSGALAPVHRMRAKLNEITATDLGKRVPEPEQPVEFRALAKTINETLERLEKAVGQQQRFAADVSHELRSPITALRTQLDLALSDPATDVSATLAGLDSAVDRLQFLVEDLLAVIRLDAGMPHDVEPVDLGEVVGAELIRRPDTVGRDLVRGALVAGNRVQLARLLTNLVDNAVRHAEREVMVSVYPDARKGQAVLEVVDDGRGVPPADRERVFQRFVRLADSRERDAHGSGLGLAIAREIAEVHGGTLRIADCERGARFVLRLPLAGEAAGRPPGTDAEKETSDDRGGTGLPADAPQPNTLR; encoded by the coding sequence CGGACCAGCACCAGGCGATCCACGACGTGCGGGCCCACGCCGCGTCACTGGCACGGCAGAACGTGTCGAACATCACGGAAGGCGGGCCGCTCACTCCGGTGATCCCCGTCGACGGCGGAGTCGTGCAGCTGGTGGCCGGCAACGGGCGGGTGCTCTCCTCCTCCCCGCCGGCGGAGGGCTGGAAGCCGCTCACGACGGCCCGGCCGATCTCGGACGAGCTGCGCTGGGATGGGACGGTCATCCGGAACGGGCAGCGGCTGGTCACCGTGGGCTTCACCGCACCGGGCGGGACGGTCTACGTGGCCCAGCCCGAACCCGGCCTGTTCCACCAGCCGACCCGCATCGCGCTGCTGGGCGGGGCCGCGCTGCTGTGCGTGGGCCTGGTCACTCTGGCCACCTGGGTGGCGCTGTCGGGGGCGCTCGCCCCCGTGCACAGGATGCGCGCGAAGCTGAACGAGATCACCGCCACCGACCTGGGCAAGCGGGTGCCGGAGCCGGAGCAGCCGGTGGAGTTCCGGGCGCTGGCCAAGACCATCAACGAGACGCTGGAGCGGCTGGAGAAGGCGGTCGGTCAGCAGCAGCGGTTCGCCGCCGACGTCTCGCACGAGCTGCGCAGCCCCATCACCGCCCTGCGCACCCAGCTCGACCTGGCACTGAGCGATCCGGCCACCGACGTCTCCGCGACCCTCGCGGGGCTGGACAGCGCGGTCGACCGGCTCCAGTTCCTGGTGGAGGACCTGCTGGCGGTGATCCGTCTGGACGCGGGGATGCCGCACGACGTCGAGCCGGTCGACCTGGGCGAAGTGGTCGGCGCCGAACTGATCCGCCGCCCCGACACGGTCGGCCGCGACCTGGTGCGGGGAGCGCTGGTCGCGGGCAACCGGGTGCAGCTGGCGCGGTTGCTGACCAACCTGGTCGACAACGCCGTACGGCATGCCGAACGCGAGGTCATGGTGAGCGTTTACCCCGACGCCAGGAAGGGCCAGGCGGTGCTGGAGGTGGTCGACGACGGCAGGGGCGTCCCTCCTGCCGACCGCGAGCGGGTGTTCCAGCGGTTCGTCCGCCTGGCCGACAGCCGCGAGCGCGACGCCCACGGCAGCGGCCTGGGTCTGGCCATCGCCCGGGAGATCGCCGAAGTGCACGGCGGCACCCTGCGGATCGCCGACTGCGAGCGCGGCGCGAGGTTCGTCCTACGGCTGCCGCTCGCCGGAGAAGCGGCCGGCCGGCCACCCGGGACGGACGCGGAGAAGGAGACGTCGGACGACCGGGGCGGGACCGGGCTCCCGGCCGACGCCCCTCAGCCGAACACCCTCAGGTAG